A single window of Apodemus sylvaticus chromosome 4, mApoSyl1.1, whole genome shotgun sequence DNA harbors:
- the Gpr87 gene encoding G-protein coupled receptor 87 produces the protein MGLNLTLAKLPGNELYSQASPTANSTSAGHGKNSTLHNKFDTIILPVLYLVIFVASILLNGLAVWIFFHIRNKTSFIFYLKNIVVADLIMTLTFPFRIVRDSGFGPWYFEFILCRYTSVLFYANMYTSIVFLGLISVDRYLKVVKPFGDSRMYSITFTKVLSVCVWVIMAVLSLPNIILTNGQPTEENIHDCMKLKSPLGAKWDMAVTYVDSCLFVAVLVILIGCYIAISRYIHKSSRQFISQSSRKRKHNQSIRVVVAVFFTCFLPYHLCRIPFTFSHLDKLLDESAHKILYYCKEMTLFLSACNVCLDPIIYFFMCKSFSRRLFKKSNIRTRSESIRSLQSVRRSEVRIYYDYTDV, from the exons ATGGGGCTCAACTTGACACTTGCAAAATTACCAG GTAATGAACTGTACAGCCAAGCAAGTCCCACTGCAAACAGCACAAGCGCAGGACATGGGAAGAACTCCACCCTGCACAACAAATTTGACACTATCATCCTGCCAGTGCTTTACCTCGTCATATTTGTGGCAAGCATCCTGCTGAACGGTCTGGCCGTGTGGATCTTCTTCCACATTCGGAATAAAACCAGCTTCAtattttatctcaaaaatatAGTAGTAGCTGACCTCATAATGACCCTGACGTTTCCGTTCCGAATAGTCCGTGACTCAGGATTCGGACCTTGGTACTTCGAGTTTATCCTCTGCAGATACACCTCGGTTTTGTTCTACGCAAACATGTATACATCCATTGTGTTTCTTGGGCTGATCAGTGTTGATCGCTATCTAAAGGTGGTAAAGCCTTTTGGTGACTCTCGCATGTACAGCATAACGTTCACCAAAGTTTTATCAGTTTGTGTCTGGGTGATCATGGCTGTTCTGTCCTTGCCAAACATCATACTGACTAACGGTCAGCCCACTGAGGAAAATATTCATGACTGCATGAAACTTAAAAGCCCTTTGGGAGCCAAGTGGGATATGGCTGTCACCTATGTTGACAGCTGTTTGTTCGTGGCTGTGCTGGTGATTCTGATTGGATGCTACATAGCCATCTCTAGATACATCCACAAATCCAGCAGGCAGTTCATAAGTCAGTCGAGCCGGAAGCGAAAGCACAACCAGAGCATCCGCGTGGTCGTGGCAGTGTTTTTCACTTGCTTCCTCCCGTATCACTTGTGCAGAATCCCCTTTACCTTCAGTCACTTAGACAAGCTCCTAGATGAGTCGGCACACAAAATTCTCTACTACTGCAAGGAAATGACACTTTTCTTGTCCGCATGCAATGTGTGCCTGGATCCgatcatttattttttcatgtgtaaGTCATTCTCAAGAAGGCTATTCAAGAAATCAAACATAAGAACCAGGAGCGAAAGCATCAGGTCACTGCAAAGTGTCCGAAGATCAGAAGTGCGTATCTATTATGACTACACCGATGTGTAG